A region of the Epinephelus moara isolate mb chromosome 23, YSFRI_EMoa_1.0, whole genome shotgun sequence genome:
GTATTTACACGGGACCAACTGAGAGTGAACACAGTTCCGAGGACACGGACACATGTCGTTGCTGCACCTTATTCCGTTGTCTTGCTGTCTCACCGTCAGCGGCTCCGGTTCAGTCTGAGAGTAAAACCGGGTCCGTGTGAGCAGAGCTGAAGTCCTGCTGAGCTCAAACACACCGACAGCTCTGCACAGCAAACTGCGAGCCATGTTTACCCTCACCGCTTCACCTTCCGACTGTCACTTCCGGGTACGATGACGTCGAAGGCACATAGGGCAACGTAAGAATAGACCAAGagcctgaaaaaataaaataagatttaaaaaattaaattaaattaataacttaaattaaattaaataaaacaaaaaatatttttgaaaaaagaaagaataatatttaaaaaataaataaataaaatattatatatatatatatatattttttaaataaaatagaataagatttaaaaatttaaattaaataaatagataaaacaaaacaaaatatatttttaaaaaaataaaaaaaaatagaataagattttaaattaaatggataaaacaattttttttaagggctttttgcctttattgacaggacagagagtgaaatggggacacagagagagagtggggactgacatgcagcaaagggccacgagcCGAATTCAAATCCgtggccgctgcagcgaggcgatgcctctgtacatggggcgccggcactgtccactacactaccgacgcccccaaaatattttttctttaaaatgaaatagaataagataaaaaaattaaattaaataaataaataggttaaaataaaatatataaaacaaaatagattctaaaaaaatagaataagatttaaaataaataaataaaataaataaaacaaaatatatttttttaaataaatagaactagattttaaaaattgaattaaataaataaataaataaaccaagaGCCAATATCACAAAATCCAAAGAAGACAAAAATTCAAGCATTTCTTtctattttaaataatttaattttaatttgtcagaagaattaaatgtacagttttagggGCGTTGGTAGTTTGGTGGAtggtgccggcgccccatgtgtagaggtgatgcctcgctgcagcagtcgcgggttcaactccggcttgcggccctttgctgcgtgtcgtccccccactctctctgtctccccatttcacactgtcctgtatattaaaggcaaaaagcccaaaaaaataatcttgaaaaaaaaaaagtacaattttAAGATACACTTTATGACAAAATATTTGTTATCAAAGTACCAAATTagatcttcttttttttgtattaaataGAGCTTACTATGAAGGGTTGCAGGGCTGTGAAGCATAAGtctgatttattattataatacatTTTCTGTTCTTTATGTTGatcaaattttttaaaaactaatagTTTTTAAAGAGAGTTTTAGAGAGCATTCATGCTCCCTGAAGTTTTCAAAGATGTTGTTTTACTCGCCCTAATTCTTTCTAAGATGGCCACGGATGCTAATTCTGCGTCAGTTAGTTGGTGTCTTTTCTGTCCATCGATTCACTCACTGCCCCGTgtaaaacagataaaataaaatacatgaaacTGAATTCACTGTACAACTACTACATCATAATAATGATATCAAGTTTACAAATACTATGACactaaaaactgttttattgtcGACTAACTTGATAAatgactgtaaaataaaaacaattatatGTTCTCTGTTACATgtgttaaacacattaaacacacattacatatGGCTTAATAGAAACAATttcaaatcagcttcactataactcgcagcattcacagacaaacacttgtctttatctggacacattttccccacaaatacaacatgctaacgttattagcacaagcctatggcattttacattgtataaattagcctagcagctagcagagatttcctctgctcatatgaagccaggataaatcacacacaagacttaaaatgctatttctgtggaggctttattgtcttcacaatttattgtttcttatctgtgaaattaaagtaaataaaagctttgtttccactgagggaaatggtttcagcttacagagacagacaggaggtctgcgtcactgcgatgtgtagttacatttctggggaggtgcacgtcaggctacggatGTGATGTAAGTTTGTGCTCACAgcctgtttctgctgcccccatgtggcaaaataaattacttactggtaacactttataataAGGAACACAAAAAACGAGTTGTTACGGAGGAACGAATGAGTTATAAAccattagttaatggtcagttcttggGTAAGTCCCAATCACATGTGATAGAGTAGCTAAGCCTTAGTTAATAAGAGGTTAATTGATAATGACTGAGGGAACgacttgtttttttgtgtacCTGTGTTACCAACTTATTGCAAGTTTAAAGAAACCAGTGGCTTGTATACACACatgacatcagcagcagcagcatctctAACCGTGCTGCTCCACCCTAACAGAGACCTGCGTAGCTACAATCTTTATCGGGACCTCACTCCAGGTGCTGATGTACGGAAACAGCCTGTCagtgaacgtgtgtgtgaaggtgtgtatgtgtgtgttggtgtcagGATCAGAAAACAACAGCAGTCCTCTGTCCCAGTCCAGGTGCACTCGAATCCTCTTTGGGTTCTGTGTAACTGCCACCTCAGATCCTGTGTCTGACGGCGACAGCGCTTTGTATTCACCGCCGCAGAACATCAGCCTCCACAGCCCGGCGCATATGATTCCTTTCCTCTGGATGGACTCTGTTAACACGCCCAGTACGAAGGCTTTGCTGTCTCCGACCTCCACCTCCCAGCTGTGACACCCTGAGTTAAAGCCCTCGGAGCCGACGACAGAGATGAAGTGGTCGATCCTCTCTGGGTTGTCAGGAAGCTGCTGCCTTCTCTCTCCGTGTCTCACACTGGTCAGATCGTCAGACATGATGAGGTCCGGGTGAGCCATGTTTGGATCCAGAATCACAGGACTGTAGGAAACAACGTCCTTCATCTTGCTCCAGACGTTGAAGCTCAGGTTGCCTAAATGTTTGGCCTCGTCTATCAGAGCTCCTGAGTGCAGCTCTGGATCATCAGGCAGGGGGCGCTGCTGGACTCTGGCCGCTGCAGCCTTGTAGTTCTGCAGGAACAAGACGTCTTCAGCTCTCAGCTCCTTCTCTGTGGCTCTGACTGTTTCTGAAAGAGCTGCTATCTGTCTGCTCAGAGCTGCAATCTTCTCTTTCATCACCTGactcttctgctcctcctcctccctcagtgCAGCCATCCGggcttcctcttcctcttcaagaAACTGGTGCAGCTTCTTGAACTCCTCCTTTATCCTCCTCACCGTGCTCTCTGTCTGGATCTTAATGTGCTCTGCAGTTTGATCGCAGCTTCCTTTCACCTGATGAATAAGcctcagtttgctttgcagggGCTTTAAAGAATCCAGaagtttcttcttctgtttctgcGCAGCTACGTCAACAGGTTCAAATCTGCGGTTgccgtgtgtgtctgcgtcTCTGCAGACGCTGCACACCAGCTGCTGATCACCCACACAGAAGAGGCTGAGCTTCACAGAGTGCAGAGTGCAGACGGGCTCGGACCCTGCAGCTGAAGCTCTGTCCTGTAGGAAGGCCTTACACTGGCTCTTCAACGCCAGGTGACAAGGAGGTATGTCCTTTGACAACCTCCTTTTACAGACTGGACACTCAGAGATTTGGTTGTCGGTCCAGTACGTCTGCAGACAGTCTGCGCAGAAGCTGTGGCTGCATGACAGGACGACTGgatctttaaaaatgtcatggCAGACAGGACATGAGAGATCCTGCTCTAACCTGGAAGCCATGTTGTGAAGTTAGTTTCACTTCTGGCAGCCTGCTCCTACAGCTTGTCTTTCGTGTGTACCATCAGCAGCGAGTCCAGTTTATTACCAGAACCAGTATTCCCAGTATGTCCTGCTGGAATGTAGTCGTACAGTGTGACAGTTAAAGCTGTCGTCTATCACTCAGTGCATTATCAGGAAGGAAGAACAACAGTGAGCTTGCTTCCTGATTTCTCACATGACACGGGTTGAGTTTCATCAGCTGGGCTGAGTCTCACTTAAAGGAACGCTTCACCCTCCaaaatttgtaatttgtattttaattactCGCCACCTGTTGGGTTAATTTTGTGAAGCAGAAGTGTTTCTTTAAAAGGGTCCACTGGATCAACCAGTGACCAGGCAGCTAACATCTGATTTTGAGTTTGTATCACCAAATTTCCTTGTTCAACATGCACGATGTGATTTTACCAAGCAGGAtatgctcctggatcaacatcccagATTGCATCCCTGAACCAACATtgcaatgacatcatcagtgtgctgcaaCTGTGCTTTTTTCAAAATTCCTTAGTGCGTCTTCAGAGCTAATGGTCCGTTCCATATAGATCTTACCGCTAGTCAGACGGTTAAAAGAACAGGAAGCTTCGCAAAATTACGCAGCGACACCTCTTTGAGGTGGTGCTACCAGTAGTGGTCTCGTATGAACTCAGAGGACTACGAGTTTCGTAAGACTTATGGCTGCGCCCTATATTTACCCTGTGGCTCTGCtctttactattatttttactgtttagcAAATTTGAGTCTTCACTAAATGCTTTATGATGTGTTGTTGTGCGTGGAATGTCGTGTATGTGTTGTTTATCCATTGGTGTTGGTGAAAGTGGCTAGCAGTGTTGCTAATAATAAAGGCTCCGCTACTGCAATAGCGACGACCGCTTTCTTGGAGGCATCCATCTTTGTTTACGTTAAGGTCATAAATGGTACAAACGGGGACGCATATCGCcaatttaaacaggaagttacgACATTTTACGACATCATCTTGAGTCTCACCGCTCATAGCAACGTAAATGGATCACAGCATGTGCTTCTTCTGTAAATTGAAGTGAGTACAATCGAACAAAATCCACAGTAACGAACAAAAACCTTCTAAGCTAGCGCAGGGTttgagttagcttgctaactagggaGGCTATGCTAACGAGTGAACTTGCCAAAGGCTAGAATATTGTTCACAAACATTAGGAGGAGTGAGGATAATGTTATTTTACGaatgacaaagacattttccATCCTTTTTAATAACCTATTCAAAACTATCATCTTCGTCCTGCATAATTTGTTTGATCCAGGGACATTTTTGCTATGTTGATGTCAACATTAACAAATTATCCAGAAtcagtgtgatgatgatgatgatgatgatggtcctGGATAAACCTAACTAAATCTATCCAGGATCAACatggaaaaaaggagggaaattgTTACTGCAGGAATTTACTCGTCATGTTTCTCTCCCGCAGCTTGATTGGATGTTGTTGGATTGGGTCAAACAAAGTGCAACTTGCTGCAGATGAGACATGTTAACGTTGGCcgattaaaaaaatacagagaaattCATACGTGGCACACTTTGTAAATGacctactttttaatttttgtgggaagatatcaagtattttcaagtcaaaaggctcaagtccaagtgacgTAACAAGTCATTGGTGATAAAGTTGAAGTTGAGTTGCAAGTTTTCTTTGATTATGTCCAGTCTAacgtgactcgagtccacaccttTGTAAACTACTTAACAATAATTTGAGCACTTCAGATATTGAGGCCATGTTCAGATGAAGTGAGTGCATTTATTCTCAAACAACACACGAGACAAAACaaggtgaaacacacacatgtacagtacagtgatTGGTTGTCACTCGTCACCACGACTAGCAGATAAACTGTGACTTTAATTAATGAGAAAATGAATCTCCCCCAGAACAGTAGAACAGGCGTAAAGGCCCCGAGTTTGTAATTATTGCTTCAGTGATAATGAAGAGAAGAGACTGATTGGTTTGTGGAGGCTCTCAGTGCAGAGAAATGGACCGTTAACAGGATTAAGATTACTCCATGCACGTTAACATGGGGCAGTGTTAGCAGTTACAGTGCTGGGAGTCTAGATAAGGcaggaaacagacagagaatGAGTCCCATCAGAGCAGGAGAAACGCCAACACCCACAATCCTCCGTCCCACCAGGAGGAGCAGGGCAGCCAGCAGGAGGCAGGCCTCATGTCAGGTGACGGCGTTCAGGCTCTGGCCTCCCTCGCCGGGGGTGAAGAACTGGACTTTAGGCGTGGCGAGCCCAGAGTTGTTCCTGCGCAGACCTCCGCTGCTCCCGGCGCCTTTACGCATGGAGTTGTTGCGTCGCATGGAGTTACGCTTCCTCAGCGAGTTCTGGTGCGACAGCTCGCTCTTCTGGAGAGTCTGGATTAAGATAGACGGCTTCTCGTCCAGTTCTCTGGCGCTGCAGCGCGGTGTCGCCACCTGAGAGAGACACAACACAATATTTAAGTTAAATACATCTGTATTTTTATCATGCCAGCAGGAGGACAATAATCCATACTAATCCAGACTACTGGTTTCCAAAGCTCAGTCAgtcatatttttttactttgttctGACACTGTGAACCAATCAGAGTGAAGATCAGTACGTTTAACGCTCACCTTGACTGTGTTACCGAACTTGGAGTAGTCCACAGAGTACACGCCCTCCTCCTCCGTCACTATGGGGATGAAGCGGTGACCCCACTGGATCTCCTCGGAGACGTAGGAGGTCCGGGCCTGCGTGGTGATCCCTGTCGTCTCCACGACGCCCTCCAGGATGACAATCACCTCCAGGTCGCTGCACTGCAGCTCCATGGCCGACAGGTCGTACAGCGGGCTGAGAGAAGGGGGAGGAGTCACAGCTACATTTCATACGacgataaaataaaataccaaaCAATATGAGATAAAAGCAGTGAATGAATCCACATCTCAGAGTGGATCTGCCGCTGCTGCACCTGCTTTTGTCGATGACGTGACAGATGATGAGCGGGGCGAGGAGGAACAGGCTGTTGCTGGCCACGGCGCTCTCCGTCTGGACGTCGATCTGATGGATGGGGATCACCTCGCCCTCTGGTGTGGTCGTCTTTCTCACCACCTGCAGATGATGTGTAGTCCATTAATTGTTAGTAAATTCATTTTTTGCAATGCTTTtaatacttacatacttttactaaAGTCATCCTTTCAATACAGGACACagagtgtttttaaagtgatacacataaggatctgaatacttcttccctCACTGCCAAAAATATGTCATTCAATAAGAGTTTAAACAGAGAGACTTCTTCAGTGGACGGAATAAAGTGGACAAACACCTGTAACCTGACGGTGGCTCCTATAATCATGCTCTTCCTCAGGTCTCCGATACGAATCATGAAACACAGCCGGTTGTTTCTGACGGCAATCACGGCGTGACGGCTGAAGATCAGAGTCTCCGCTCGACGGTTTGACTGAGCCGTCTTCATGAAGATACAACCTGAGGACAGACAAAGGATACGTGTGACCGACCTGGCACAACGTCCAGAACTCATTGATAACTTAGTCGTTGGAAAAAGGTGGAAAAATCAGAAAAACGTCAAACGTAGagcagaaacatggcagacaaATGTAAAAGACCAGAAtccttcctccacctctccccTCAGGCTCTGAGTCTCACCCAGCATGACAGCATTGATGATGAGTCCTATGATGTTCTGCATGATGAGGACGGTGATGGCGGTCGGACACTGCTCTGTTATCATACGTCCTCCGAAGCCGATGGTCACCTGAACCTCGATGGAGAACAGGAAGGCTGAAGTGAACGACCTGAAGACAGAGAGATTTAGAAAGTTCTTGAGTTGCTGAGCTTTAAAGTCAGTTTCTTCCAGACAGAGTCGATCCTCAGCGTCTCGGCAGAAATGATGAATGAAGCAGGTTCACGTTTAAAAATCTTATCgtagaggggctgctaactacggtggccaacgTGAAACCCGAAAAACCAAATGTCCCTATCCAGTcccagtgtttggttttctgttctgggctactatagaaacatggcagtgcaacatggcggactccgtggACATGATCCCTGAGTAGATATATGTTCAtatgtttatacagaatgcgcctttttcggggcaatggggggcgtgagcaagtaacaaaacgtgtagctcagtgtgtgacgtaaacagtgacgtgggagggaagccgcggctggtcagtccttcgccgattctctcgtaagtcggcccgttcttcaccgtccccgacatctgacggttaatggcctcttcgtttgcgagggcaaggggggcgcgcaattccttgtctcccagTTGcttcatctttacagtgtctgtcaggtttgtgtttccctcttgctactagctgctcgctaattcctgctatcagctgtttcctgtttatccaccgccagtggctcgcacgtgcggcgtcatcaacagctcctcccacaagtcttcaacagcccctcccgttgtggaaggccacctcggtctttttaaacaaaaaggttccaccaatatgtctaccctacgaggcggaaaattgggctcctcggatcaactcgccaatccggctctgtgtgtctaaacgctcgcagcttgccggcaaatcggcccaacattcgcggaaaatctggcagtgtaaaaggggcttcagggtgggggagcccttctgtgtggagtttgcatgttctccctgtgtcagtgtgggtttcctccaggtgctccagcttcctcccacagtccaaagacatgcaggttaattggtgactctaaattggtgtgaatgtgagtgtgaatggttgtctgtctctatgtgtcagccctgtgatagtctggtgacctgtccagggtgaaccctgcctctcaaccagtgtcagctgggataggctccaagaAAACATAACACATGAAAGTGTGACGGCAGTGACGTTGTAAACGGAGGGACagcataaacaaaaacaaaatcacaacaaaaaGTGTTGGTATTTTATTTGTCTGCAAACCAGGGATCAGTTACATTTGTAATCCATACAAGTTCATTCTGTCTAAGTGTTAAATTaaggtttttcttttatatctGACAAGATAAGGTTTGTTTTATCTTGACATTTAACAGGGCGTCAGGTCGTTCATCAAGGACAGCGCTCCAGGTATGTGACAGCGTATGTGCTCCCTCAACCCGCTTCATCGTCCAGCGGGCCCGCTTCCTTCTGAGCGACTTGACAGCAGGAGGCGTGGTCGCCCTGTCAAATTTAACAGGGTGACCACGCCTCAGTAACATCAGCTGATATAAGGCACGTCACCAATGACATCTGGtgacgcttctgaagaagacGGAAGACACCcgtcgaaacatgtcaaggtaaaacAAACCTTGTCTTGTCtgatataaaagaaaagaaaaacactaagttacatttgtatgttattatatagctagtctgagtgggcggaagatcgctgcatagatcagcctctcattgggcggaacgagccacccgctgaagtcccgccctaccacctccagttgtgtagcagttttcaaccgttttcaacacgtcctttactaacttttgcggtgtttgatcttgcggggatgtagccatttttctgccatggttcgcgtcctgtaggcgatatttttgtgggcgtgttacaccaaaacctgtttccccccggcaatatttttgcaagcgcaccgttgctgtggcaccgcccagaacgattgtgattggttgaaagaaatacaagcagccagggcgtttttttctccaatcttaaagtgagagtcggcccagccagacctttcttttcttgagaaagttCTGGTGAGCAAGACTATTATATAGCAGACaaaatgaaactttacatttcatcaACTGGTTAATGTgcggttagatttaggcacaaaataaCACTTGATTAtggtcagaaaaataaaatgttttagcttaaaatatcTGGTTTTCTTTGCAGAAACCCGGCTGGAAAAATAGCGATGGGTCACTACATATCACttatgtttggtgcctaaaatgGAACCGTTCAATCTGCGTTTTCAAATAGTGCGAAAAATTTAACTTTTCAACCAGTTGTTAAGCTCTTTTTAACCGTCActgtttttaacacattttaagcCTCATAATGCTCCTATTATGCAGGCTAACACCgcgctagcatgctaacaccgAGCTAGCTTGGCACAATGAgcggcaaaaaaacaaaactaaattcaCTTTCTGGTTTGCTTTATTGAAATACAGCAGCACATGACAGCTTCTTGCTGGCAGCACACAGACTATATATTAGACTATATATTTCCatattcatgacattttatattaaacattaaatatgttGAAATGACGTCTTTGTGTAGACCACATTTCACCCACCAGAGCAACATGACTGTGGAGAAATACCTCACACACTCATCTATATTCTCTCTCTTTGACCTACAACTGAAcaaattatcaaaataattaaactaatttgtcattttgatgatgtaaaaacattttatctgGTTGAAAAGAGACGTTCAGACTGAATATTAATCCGTTTTCAACTAGAAATCAATTTTAGAATCCAGGTTGGTGCTCACTggcactgtggttaatgtgcaGTTAGATTTACGCACATTATGGTTATTATGGTtcaaagatcatgtttgg
Encoded here:
- the LOC126384911 gene encoding nuclear factor 7, ovary-like, yielding MASRLEQDLSCPVCHDIFKDPVVLSCSHSFCADCLQTYWTDNQISECPVCKRRLSKDIPPCHLALKSQCKAFLQDRASAAGSEPVCTLHSVKLSLFCVGDQQLVCSVCRDADTHGNRRFEPVDVAAQKQKKKLLDSLKPLQSKLRLIHQVKGSCDQTAEHIKIQTESTVRRIKEEFKKLHQFLEEEEEARMAALREEEEQKSQVMKEKIAALSRQIAALSETVRATEKELRAEDVLFLQNYKAAAARVQQRPLPDDPELHSGALIDEAKHLGNLSFNVWSKMKDVVSYSPVILDPNMAHPDLIMSDDLTSVRHGERRQQLPDNPERIDHFISVVGSEGFNSGCHSWEVEVGDSKAFVLGVLTESIQRKGIICAGLWRLMFCGGEYKALSPSDTGSEVAVTQNPKRIRVHLDWDRGLLLFSDPDTNTHIHTFTHTFTDRLFPYISTWSEVPIKIVATQVSVRVEQHG
- the kcnj8 gene encoding ATP-sensitive inward rectifier potassium channel 8 yields the protein MLARKSIIPEEFGLPGLASRMPRKPVFRDRVNKARFIAKNGSCNLAHKNIREQGRFLQDVFTTLVDLKWRFTLVIFTTTFVSSWLLFAMSWWLVAFAHGDLDLMRQNRTHCVTDVKSFTSAFLFSIEVQVTIGFGGRMITEQCPTAITVLIMQNIIGLIINAVMLGCIFMKTAQSNRRAETLIFSRHAVIAVRNNRLCFMIRIGDLRKSMIIGATVRLQVVRKTTTPEGEVIPIHQIDVQTESAVASNSLFLLAPLIICHVIDKSSPLYDLSAMELQCSDLEVIVILEGVVETTGITTQARTSYVSEEIQWGHRFIPIVTEEEGVYSVDYSKFGNTVKVATPRCSARELDEKPSILIQTLQKSELSHQNSLRKRNSMRRNNSMRKGAGSSGGLRRNNSGLATPKVQFFTPGEGGQSLNAVT